A genomic window from Nocardioides jiangxiensis includes:
- a CDS encoding hemolysin family protein: protein MTAWILLLVSLLLIAAAGAFVAAEFAFLTVDRGQVDRLAAAGDGSAKGVQTALKSLSTQLSGAQVGITVTNLAIGFLAEPAISDIVDAPLQAVGLPEGAVGPVALAFGLTLSTLLTMVFGELVPKNLAVARPMGTARATQRFQRTFTAVNRLPIWLLNGSANAVVRRLGMEPQEELRSARSPAELQSLIQRSADQGTLDADTAELMDRSVEFGARTAGEIMTPRVRVHSLDSTDRAIAVIELARQTGHSRFPVYGEGDEVVGTVHVKHAVALPVHERSTTRVRHIMVRPIVVPDSLRLDPLLALLRGEGFQLAVVLDEYGGHAGIVTLEDVVEEIVGDISDEHDRLGARVHQRRDGSWSLSGLLRPDEVEDETGIELPEHDDYDTIAGLVLRTLGRVPMAGDVALVDLTADPERPAVRRTARLHVERMDGRRIDRIRLSVEETASEGGHA from the coding sequence GTGACCGCGTGGATCCTCCTCCTCGTCTCCCTGCTCCTCATCGCCGCCGCCGGCGCCTTCGTCGCCGCCGAGTTCGCATTCCTCACCGTCGACCGCGGCCAGGTCGACCGGCTCGCAGCGGCGGGTGACGGCAGCGCCAAGGGGGTCCAGACGGCACTGAAGTCCCTCTCGACCCAGCTCTCCGGTGCCCAGGTGGGCATCACCGTCACCAACCTGGCCATCGGCTTCCTCGCCGAGCCCGCCATCTCGGACATCGTCGACGCGCCCCTGCAGGCGGTCGGCCTGCCGGAAGGAGCGGTCGGACCGGTCGCGCTGGCCTTCGGCCTGACGCTGAGCACACTGCTGACCATGGTCTTCGGCGAGCTGGTGCCGAAGAACCTCGCCGTCGCGCGGCCGATGGGCACGGCCCGGGCCACGCAGCGCTTCCAGCGCACGTTCACGGCGGTCAACCGGCTCCCGATCTGGCTGCTGAACGGCTCCGCGAACGCCGTTGTGCGCCGCCTCGGCATGGAGCCGCAGGAGGAGCTGCGCTCAGCCCGCAGTCCTGCCGAGCTCCAGTCGCTCATCCAGCGCTCCGCCGACCAGGGCACGCTCGACGCCGACACCGCCGAGCTGATGGACCGGTCCGTGGAGTTCGGAGCGCGCACGGCCGGCGAGATCATGACTCCCCGGGTGCGCGTGCACAGCCTCGACTCGACCGACCGGGCGATCGCGGTCATCGAGCTGGCCCGCCAGACCGGCCACTCCCGCTTCCCCGTCTACGGCGAGGGCGACGAGGTGGTGGGCACGGTGCACGTGAAGCATGCGGTGGCCCTGCCGGTGCACGAGCGGTCCACGACCCGGGTGCGGCACATCATGGTGCGGCCGATCGTCGTCCCGGACTCGCTGCGCCTCGACCCCCTGCTCGCCCTGCTCCGCGGCGAGGGGTTCCAGCTCGCCGTCGTCCTCGACGAGTACGGCGGCCACGCGGGCATCGTCACGCTCGAGGACGTCGTCGAGGAGATCGTCGGCGACATCTCCGACGAGCACGACCGGCTCGGGGCCCGCGTCCACCAGCGTCGGGACGGCTCCTGGTCCCTGTCGGGCCTGCTCCGCCCCGACGAGGTGGAGGACGAGACCGGCATCGAGCTGCCCGAGCACGACGACTACGACACCATCGCCGGCCTCGTCCTGCGCACCCTCGGCCGCGTCCCGATGGCCGGCGACGTGGCCCTGGTCGACCTCACCGCCGACCCGGAGCGCCCCGCTGTCCGGCGTACCGCGCGGCTGCACGTCGAGCGCATGGACGGACGCCGGATCGACCGGATCCGGCTGAGCGTCGAGGAGACCGCGTCCGAGGGGGGCCACGCATGA
- a CDS encoding hemolysin family protein yields the protein MSAVLLALVLLLGNALFVGAEFALVAARRTQIEPKAEAGSALARTTLKAMENISLVIGVNQLGITVCSLVLGAVGEPAVAHLLEPVLHAAHVPHDLLHPVSFVVALMVVVYLHVVLGEMIPKNIALAGPDRAALILGPAVWGFVVVLRPVIVVVNAFAAGVLRLVGVELQSEVSSTYTRDEVAALVEESRGEGLLEEDEYGRLAGALGFTERTVSAVVLDPDGVTTLPRGAAASVVEELCAATGFSRFPVTGDDGDWVGYVHIKDVLETDEVRRLRPIDDKWIRPFASVRPDDVLHDALETLQRRGAHMARVVTDAGEVVGLVTLEDVLEELVGEIRDAAHHDED from the coding sequence ATGAGTGCCGTGCTCCTCGCCCTCGTCCTCCTCCTCGGCAATGCGTTATTCGTCGGAGCCGAGTTCGCCCTCGTGGCCGCGCGCCGCACCCAGATCGAGCCGAAGGCGGAGGCCGGCTCGGCGCTTGCCCGCACCACGCTCAAGGCGATGGAGAACATCTCCCTCGTCATCGGCGTCAACCAGCTCGGCATCACCGTGTGCTCGCTGGTGCTCGGCGCGGTGGGTGAGCCGGCCGTGGCCCACCTGCTCGAGCCCGTGCTGCACGCGGCCCACGTGCCGCACGACCTGCTGCACCCGGTGTCGTTCGTGGTCGCCCTGATGGTCGTCGTCTACCTGCACGTCGTCCTCGGCGAGATGATCCCGAAGAACATCGCCCTGGCCGGGCCCGACCGGGCCGCTCTCATCCTCGGGCCGGCGGTCTGGGGCTTCGTGGTCGTCCTGCGTCCGGTGATCGTCGTCGTCAACGCGTTCGCCGCCGGGGTCCTCCGGCTGGTCGGTGTCGAGCTCCAGTCGGAGGTCTCCTCGACCTACACGCGCGACGAGGTCGCCGCCCTGGTCGAGGAGTCACGCGGAGAGGGCCTCCTGGAGGAGGACGAGTACGGACGGCTCGCGGGTGCCCTCGGCTTCACCGAGCGGACGGTATCGGCGGTGGTCTTGGACCCCGACGGCGTGACGACGCTGCCCCGCGGTGCTGCCGCATCGGTCGTCGAGGAGCTGTGTGCCGCCACCGGCTTCTCGCGGTTCCCGGTCACCGGCGACGACGGGGACTGGGTCGGCTACGTCCACATCAAGGACGTCCTGGAGACCGACGAGGTCCGGCGGCTGCGCCCGATCGACGACAAGTGGATCCGTCCCTTCGCCAGCGTGCGGCCCGACGACGTGCTCCACGACGCGCTCGAGACGCTGCAGCGCCGGGGTGCGCACATGGCGCGCGTGGTCACCGACGCCGGCGAGGTGGTCGGCCT